A stretch of Paludisphaera borealis DNA encodes these proteins:
- a CDS encoding class I SAM-dependent methyltransferase produces the protein MNFNGHTPNQERSWSRHAARYNDVFLDPYATDVVNPLWQALDAVGDAGAKTAADLGCGTGPLLGPLLGRFRRVVALDFAPGMIERAREQVAEADRARVEFLQRPMDDLADRVGTIDAAVAINSLVMPDVRCIQRTLEAVRACLRPGGVFLGIAPSIDAIQYHTLLLHDQALDHGMEPADAERFAAFHAEHRYYDFAFGRFKFRGLRQKFWHGFELEHRLARAGFRSITVSKVLYPWDDNFAGGAELADCPPSWDWFFRAEP, from the coding sequence ATGAATTTCAACGGCCACACCCCAAATCAGGAGCGTAGCTGGAGCCGCCACGCGGCCCGGTACAACGACGTCTTTCTCGATCCGTACGCAACGGACGTCGTGAACCCGCTCTGGCAGGCGCTCGACGCAGTTGGCGACGCCGGCGCCAAGACGGCGGCCGACCTCGGCTGCGGCACCGGGCCGCTCCTGGGCCCGCTGCTGGGGCGGTTCCGGCGGGTCGTCGCCCTCGACTTCGCGCCGGGGATGATCGAGCGGGCGCGGGAGCAGGTTGCGGAGGCCGATCGGGCGCGGGTCGAATTCCTCCAGCGGCCGATGGACGACCTTGCCGACCGCGTGGGGACGATCGACGCGGCGGTGGCGATCAACTCGCTGGTCATGCCCGACGTCCGGTGCATCCAGCGCACGCTCGAAGCCGTGCGGGCGTGCCTGCGACCGGGCGGCGTGTTCCTGGGGATCGCGCCGTCGATCGACGCCATCCAGTACCACACCCTGCTGCTCCACGACCAGGCCCTCGACCATGGGATGGAGCCGGCCGACGCCGAGCGGTTCGCGGCCTTCCACGCCGAGCATCGGTACTATGATTTCGCGTTCGGCCGGTTCAAATTTCGAGGGCTCCGACAGAAGTTCTGGCACGGGTTCGAGCTCGAGCACCGGCTCGCCAGGGCCGGCTTCCGTTCGATCACGGTGAGCAAGGTGCTGTACCCGTGGGACGACAATTTCGCCGGCGGCGCCGAGCTGGCCGACTGCCCGCCGAGCTGGGATTGGTTCTTCCGGGCCGAGCCCTGA
- a CDS encoding FliA/WhiG family RNA polymerase sigma factor, translated as MSTKVDVDVTELWREFKEHPTTEMRNQLVERYLALVKYNAERIWQRLPEGVDLDDLISAGVFGLMDAIDAFDLTRGVKFETYCVPRIRGAMLDELRTMDWVPRLVRSKATKMEEARKELEARHGRPPTGHELAERLGLPMEEFEKMASDANAVGLISLNKKWYETDSYKDVREIDILEDKKGEDPTHRLQRKDLMRMVTKGLNRNERLIIILYYYEELTMKEIGATLDLSESRVSQMHSSIIQRLQSQLSQRRPEFGT; from the coding sequence ATGTCAACCAAGGTGGATGTGGATGTAACCGAACTCTGGCGGGAGTTCAAGGAACACCCCACCACGGAAATGCGGAATCAGTTGGTCGAGCGTTACTTGGCCCTGGTCAAGTACAACGCCGAGCGCATCTGGCAGCGATTGCCCGAGGGGGTGGATCTCGACGATCTCATCTCCGCGGGAGTCTTCGGCCTGATGGACGCGATCGACGCCTTCGACTTGACGCGCGGCGTCAAGTTCGAGACCTACTGCGTTCCGCGAATCCGAGGGGCGATGCTCGACGAACTTCGGACCATGGACTGGGTACCCCGCCTGGTCCGCTCCAAGGCCACCAAGATGGAAGAGGCCCGCAAGGAGCTCGAAGCCCGGCACGGCCGACCGCCGACCGGACACGAACTCGCCGAGCGGCTCGGCCTGCCGATGGAAGAGTTCGAGAAGATGGCGTCGGACGCCAACGCCGTGGGGCTCATCAGCCTCAACAAGAAGTGGTACGAGACCGACAGTTACAAGGACGTCCGCGAGATCGACATTCTCGAGGACAAGAAGGGCGAAGACCCCACCCACAGGCTGCAGCGCAAAGACCTGATGCGGATGGTGACCAAGGGGCTCAACCGCAACGAACGTCTTATTATTATTCTGTATTATTATGAAGAGCTGACGATGAAAGAGATCGGCGCCACGCTCGACCTGAGCGAGTCGCGCGTGTCTCAAATGCACTCGTCGATCATCCAGCGGCTTCAGTCCCAGCTCTCCCAGCGCCGACCCGAATTCGGCACCTGA
- a CDS encoding FliG C-terminal domain-containing protein yields the protein MNQTTPPRTRHTAETSHAEERSTDDDRDAGASPASISPLRKAAIVLVSLEQSLSSQLLTHLDREAVEAVTWEIARMDRVDPDEQAVVLEEFLGMGLRRLCFVFDDLLRMDDREVRAGFHADDSEAWALALAGAAAPVRAKVLGALNASASQALQRHLENLGPFRLSDTEVAQAEITERFRGLYDQGTLDLPDPSGREEVLV from the coding sequence ATGAACCAGACGACCCCGCCGCGAACCCGACATACCGCCGAAACGTCGCACGCCGAGGAACGATCGACCGACGACGACCGCGACGCCGGCGCTTCGCCCGCGTCGATCTCGCCGCTCCGCAAGGCGGCGATCGTGCTCGTCAGCCTCGAACAGTCGCTCTCCTCGCAGCTCTTGACGCACCTCGACCGCGAGGCCGTCGAGGCCGTGACCTGGGAGATCGCCCGAATGGACCGCGTCGATCCCGACGAGCAGGCGGTCGTGCTCGAAGAGTTCCTCGGAATGGGTCTGCGGCGGCTTTGCTTCGTCTTCGACGACCTGCTGCGGATGGACGACCGCGAGGTTCGCGCGGGCTTTCACGCCGACGACTCCGAAGCCTGGGCGCTCGCCCTGGCCGGCGCCGCCGCTCCCGTGCGGGCCAAGGTCCTCGGCGCGCTGAACGCGTCGGCCTCCCAGGCGCTTCAGCGCCACCTCGAAAACCTCGGGCCGTTCCGCCTCTCCGACACCGAGGTCGCGCAGGCCGAGATCACCGAACGGTTTCGCGGCCTCTACGATCAGGGGACGCTGGACCTCCCCGACCCCAGCGGTCGTGAAGAAGTGCTCGTCTGA
- a CDS encoding TlpA disulfide reductase family protein — protein sequence MTTPSTPILRAAGATVLGLLALGASASVPVSALAQAPQAREADGALRAIDEDYSRKLHELERDRLNRLQKLAAERQPKEAAAVYQQLFRLAIAGNLFVEAEPAADSVIKGGSPSPTTSALAHLVKLVAECDRGDYDQSLIDLRSIMAKVDKAAAEGEPAVALTSEEVVSICDAYYQRLVQGGRFDIARKAFELAVEHADQPTVKAFLSSRLTRLKLVGEPAAPIQGVDLDGKPFSLADVKGKAVLVVFWATWCLPNAAETEWLQQAYETFHPQGLEIVGVNLDLMQEGAPKLESLLPNIRRFVFDYNVRWPTLVNRPADGDVAKTYGVTEIPANVLIGRDGKVAAIDLTRKNFESTVSKVVGR from the coding sequence ATGACGACGCCTTCCACCCCGATCTTGCGAGCCGCCGGCGCGACCGTGCTCGGGCTGCTTGCTCTCGGCGCCTCAGCCTCGGTCCCGGTCTCGGCTCTGGCCCAGGCCCCGCAGGCTCGCGAGGCCGACGGCGCGCTGCGCGCGATCGACGAAGACTACAGCCGCAAGCTTCACGAGCTGGAGCGCGACCGGCTGAACCGCCTGCAAAAATTGGCCGCCGAGCGCCAGCCCAAGGAGGCCGCCGCCGTCTACCAGCAGCTTTTCCGCCTGGCGATCGCGGGCAACCTGTTCGTGGAAGCCGAGCCGGCGGCCGACTCCGTGATCAAGGGGGGCAGCCCGTCGCCGACGACCAGCGCGCTGGCCCACCTGGTCAAGCTGGTCGCGGAGTGCGACCGGGGCGACTACGACCAGTCGCTGATCGACCTCCGCTCGATCATGGCGAAAGTCGACAAAGCCGCCGCCGAGGGCGAGCCGGCGGTCGCCCTGACGTCGGAGGAAGTGGTCTCGATCTGCGACGCCTACTATCAACGGCTGGTCCAGGGCGGACGGTTCGACATCGCCCGCAAGGCGTTCGAGCTCGCCGTCGAGCACGCCGATCAGCCCACGGTCAAAGCCTTTCTGAGCAGCCGGCTGACCCGCCTGAAGCTGGTCGGCGAGCCCGCCGCGCCGATCCAGGGGGTCGACCTCGACGGCAAGCCGTTCAGCCTGGCCGACGTCAAGGGCAAAGCCGTCCTCGTGGTCTTCTGGGCGACCTGGTGCCTGCCCAACGCGGCCGAAACCGAGTGGCTCCAGCAGGCCTATGAAACGTTCCACCCGCAGGGGCTCGAGATCGTGGGCGTGAACCTCGATCTCATGCAAGAGGGCGCGCCGAAGCTCGAAAGCCTGCTGCCGAACATCCGCCGGTTCGTGTTCGACTACAACGTCCGCTGGCCGACCCTGGTCAACCGTCCCGCCGACGGCGACGTCGCCAAGACGTACGGCGTCACCGAGATCCCCGCCAACGTCCTGATCGGCCGCGACGGCAAGGTCGCCGCGATCGACCTGACCAGGAAAAACTTCGAATCGACCGTCTCCAAGGTCGTCGGCCGCTGA
- a CDS encoding flagellar biosynthesis protein FlhA produces MPPSTSNSFASLSGRATGLILPITIVGAVLVFVVPIPPAILDVLLAGNLTLAVLVLLTTLAIRTPQEFSAFPTILLTTTLTRLVLNVATTRLVLTRGGEHRLEAAGQVIRSFGEFVAGDQVLVGVILFSILVVIQFVVITRGATRISEVAARFMLDGLPGRQMAIDADLHAGLIDQRQAHARREQVYRQADFFGAMDGAGKFVRGDAVAGVVILMVNICGGLFLGVVNYGMSLGEAVDVFTKLTIGDGLVSQVPAFLISLAAGLIVTRSSSETDIGRDVVGQLTSKPGVLGTSAVFLGLLAFTPLPKLPLLTLAAALGGRAIYLSTGGRGEQTEHEADSEPVASSSNRRTDRGSSSRGDEPSHRRSTEHAASRPTESTPTETLRVTADAPSEDMQDLLHVDLLELEIGYRLISLADPTRGGNLLERLRTVRQNVARELGLIVPQVRIHDEIGLAPHDYRVKIRGTIVGQGVAYAGRLLAIPPAGMTEPPEGREAVDPTTGQAAVWIHAEGREVAELAGCKILDAAAVVAAHFGEIVRNHADELLTRDQIERLLDRVRTSAPTLAGEVVPGLLRPGELQRLLQNLLREQVSIRDLETILETLAVHAGKTKDIAALTEQVRQSLARQITESHRSADGRLRVVTLSQALNTRLSVVAGQDDTHPAEALGDETVRNILRAAASAVGALVDAGLPPIVLTSATARAVLKDLTRVDLPGLVILSQREIPRDTPVEVLGTVVEEAPEEIGAFTTTEAFA; encoded by the coding sequence ATGCCTCCTTCGACGTCGAATTCCTTCGCCTCGCTCTCGGGGCGAGCCACGGGCCTGATCCTGCCGATCACGATCGTCGGGGCGGTGCTCGTCTTCGTCGTGCCGATCCCGCCGGCGATCCTCGACGTCTTGCTCGCGGGCAACCTGACGCTCGCCGTGCTCGTCCTGCTGACGACCCTGGCGATCCGCACGCCGCAGGAATTCAGCGCCTTTCCGACGATCCTTTTGACCACCACGCTGACGCGGTTGGTGCTGAACGTCGCCACCACGCGTCTCGTGCTGACGCGGGGCGGCGAGCATCGGCTGGAGGCGGCCGGGCAGGTCATTCGATCGTTCGGCGAGTTCGTGGCCGGCGACCAGGTGCTCGTCGGCGTGATCCTGTTCTCGATCCTGGTCGTGATCCAGTTCGTCGTCATCACCCGGGGCGCCACCCGCATCAGCGAGGTCGCCGCCCGGTTCATGCTCGACGGTCTGCCGGGACGGCAGATGGCCATCGACGCCGACCTTCACGCCGGCCTGATCGACCAGCGCCAGGCCCACGCTCGGCGCGAGCAGGTCTACCGTCAGGCCGACTTCTTCGGTGCGATGGACGGCGCCGGCAAGTTCGTCCGCGGCGACGCCGTCGCGGGCGTCGTCATCCTGATGGTCAACATCTGCGGCGGCCTGTTCCTGGGCGTCGTGAACTACGGCATGAGCCTGGGGGAAGCGGTCGACGTCTTCACGAAGCTGACCATCGGCGACGGCCTGGTCAGCCAGGTGCCGGCGTTCTTGATCTCGCTGGCCGCCGGCCTGATCGTCACGCGGTCGTCGTCCGAGACCGACATCGGCCGCGACGTGGTCGGCCAGCTCACGAGCAAACCCGGCGTGCTCGGCACGTCGGCCGTTTTTCTGGGCCTGCTGGCGTTCACGCCGCTCCCCAAGCTGCCGCTCTTGACGCTCGCCGCCGCGCTCGGCGGCCGGGCGATCTACCTGAGCACCGGCGGCCGCGGCGAACAGACCGAACATGAGGCCGACTCCGAACCGGTCGCCTCGTCGAGCAATCGACGGACCGATCGCGGGTCGTCGAGTCGGGGCGACGAGCCGTCGCATCGGCGATCGACCGAGCACGCGGCCTCGCGGCCGACCGAATCGACGCCGACCGAGACGCTGCGGGTCACGGCCGACGCTCCTTCCGAAGATATGCAAGACCTGCTGCACGTCGATCTGCTTGAGCTTGAGATCGGCTACCGGCTGATCAGCCTCGCCGATCCGACCCGGGGCGGGAATCTCCTCGAACGGCTGCGGACCGTGCGCCAGAACGTGGCCCGCGAGCTGGGCCTGATCGTCCCGCAGGTGCGGATTCACGACGAGATCGGGCTGGCCCCGCATGACTATCGCGTTAAGATCCGGGGCACGATCGTGGGGCAGGGGGTCGCCTACGCCGGTCGGCTGCTGGCGATCCCGCCGGCGGGGATGACCGAGCCTCCGGAGGGCCGCGAGGCCGTCGACCCGACGACCGGCCAGGCGGCGGTCTGGATTCACGCCGAGGGGCGCGAAGTGGCCGAGCTGGCGGGCTGCAAGATTCTCGACGCGGCGGCGGTGGTCGCCGCGCACTTCGGCGAGATCGTCCGCAACCACGCCGACGAGCTGCTGACCCGCGACCAGATCGAACGCCTCCTCGACCGCGTCCGAACCTCGGCGCCCACGCTGGCCGGCGAGGTCGTGCCGGGGTTGTTGCGGCCGGGCGAGCTTCAGCGGCTGTTGCAGAATTTACTCCGCGAACAGGTGAGCATCCGCGACCTGGAGACGATCCTCGAAACCCTGGCCGTCCACGCCGGCAAGACCAAGGACATCGCCGCGCTGACAGAGCAGGTGCGCCAGAGCCTGGCGCGACAGATCACCGAAAGCCATCGCTCGGCCGACGGCCGGCTGCGGGTCGTGACGCTCTCGCAGGCGCTCAACACGCGGCTCTCGGTCGTGGCGGGGCAGGACGATACGCATCCGGCCGAGGCGCTGGGCGACGAGACGGTTCGAAACATCCTCCGCGCGGCGGCCTCGGCCGTCGGCGCGCTCGTCGACGCGGGCCTGCCGCCGATCGTCTTGACGTCGGCCACGGCCCGCGCGGTGCTCAAGGATCTGACCCGGGTCGACCTGCCCGGGCTGGTCATCCTGAGCCAGCGGGAAATCCCCCGCGATACACCGGTCGAGGTGCTCGGCACGGTGGTCGAAGAGGCTCCCGAGGAAATCGGCGCGTTCACCACGACCGAAGCGTTCGCGTGA
- a CDS encoding flagellar biosynthetic protein FliO yields MSHAKLLPMLAAGLLAAFALVASPAPVAGQEPSAAADEAPRTARPTLARPRREASTVAKGSQGWWTGTAAMVVILGAAGVLCIAVRRQAEGATGGRLKVLGRVNLPPKHAVFLVKAGGRTLLIGTGPQGAPSLLGELDDDDDEASALASSPVVARSDSGMRSARPVHAAPRIDVRLGDES; encoded by the coding sequence ATGTCCCACGCCAAGCTTTTGCCCATGCTCGCCGCGGGACTGCTGGCGGCGTTCGCCCTCGTCGCGTCCCCCGCGCCGGTCGCGGGTCAGGAGCCCTCGGCCGCGGCCGACGAGGCGCCCCGGACGGCTCGGCCCACTCTCGCGCGTCCGCGACGCGAGGCGTCGACCGTCGCCAAGGGGTCTCAGGGTTGGTGGACGGGAACCGCCGCGATGGTCGTGATCCTGGGCGCTGCGGGCGTCCTCTGCATCGCCGTGAGACGGCAGGCCGAAGGGGCGACCGGCGGACGGCTGAAGGTCCTGGGACGCGTTAACCTGCCCCCAAAACACGCGGTCTTCCTCGTCAAAGCCGGCGGGCGAACCCTGCTGATCGGCACCGGACCGCAAGGCGCGCCGTCGCTGCTGGGCGAACTCGACGACGATGACGACGAAGCTTCCGCGCTCGCTTCGTCCCCCGTCGTCGCTAGGAGCGATTCCGGGATGCGATCGGCGCGGCCGGTTCACGCCGCGCCGCGTATCGACGTGCGGCTGGGAGACGAATCGTGA
- a CDS encoding flagellar biosynthetic protein FliR, producing MQGSPFDAWFTANTAVWLLVTARAAGVCFTAPVLAAPGLDMRFRVVLAVLLGAWLAPVVTPLVVSPESGRAIVWLVLNELLIGALIGWSASLIVAAARQAGDLVAAQSGMSTSALFDPDTGEELTALGHLYGLIALATFLAVDGPLVMAEAMIESFKTIPAGRLVFERATADLVFGQAADALALAVRAAAPPAVALAAAGVALGWLGRLAPSVPLMTLSLPIRAALGVLLVSASLATLIVCLTNAWSGWGV from the coding sequence ATGCAAGGTTCGCCGTTCGACGCCTGGTTCACCGCAAATACGGCGGTCTGGCTGCTGGTGACGGCCCGGGCGGCCGGCGTCTGCTTCACCGCGCCGGTGCTGGCCGCGCCGGGGCTCGACATGCGGTTTCGGGTCGTCCTGGCGGTTCTGCTCGGCGCGTGGCTGGCCCCCGTGGTGACGCCCCTGGTCGTGTCGCCCGAATCGGGGCGCGCGATCGTCTGGCTGGTTCTCAACGAACTGTTGATCGGCGCTTTGATCGGCTGGTCGGCGTCGCTGATCGTGGCGGCAGCGCGGCAGGCCGGGGACCTTGTGGCCGCGCAGTCGGGGATGTCGACCTCGGCTTTGTTCGATCCCGATACGGGCGAGGAATTGACCGCGCTCGGTCACTTGTACGGCCTGATCGCGCTGGCGACGTTCCTGGCCGTCGACGGTCCGCTGGTGATGGCCGAGGCGATGATCGAGAGCTTCAAGACGATCCCGGCGGGTCGGCTCGTCTTCGAGCGGGCCACGGCGGACTTGGTCTTCGGCCAGGCGGCCGACGCCCTGGCCCTGGCGGTTCGCGCCGCGGCGCCGCCGGCCGTGGCGTTGGCGGCGGCGGGCGTGGCGCTGGGCTGGCTGGGCCGGCTGGCGCCGAGCGTGCCGTTGATGACGCTCTCGCTGCCGATCCGCGCGGCGCTCGGCGTCTTGCTCGTATCGGCCAGTCTCGCCACGTTGATCGTCTGCCTGACGAACGCCTGGAGCGGCTGGGGCGTCTGA
- a CDS encoding EscU/YscU/HrcU family type III secretion system export apparatus switch protein has translation MSEDRTQPASKRRRLLAREEGQVVHSPELTAAVGWLTAVVVLGVWGQDLAGVLIELARAPLVQPLASSSDPVELAGRIRGDVLRVAAPLGMILGGFLVGAAGAHQAQVRGLWAPALIAPDVSRLWRIGRGGGLSGRFERSVWSIVKVVILASVAWWGIRSQWSALQGLSLLDFPTAAQSAMSVLLGPIRVLAVLMVVVGLVDYGLRFARFESMLRTTPDEQREDQKAVEGDPRVRASRRRLVQSWRDATPELLTGATLILHGDAGLTVVLSGGPPPRRIGVRAAAQGKAGNSLRRAASQARIPSCEAPQLALRLASQPNTASARSAIVDPLLLSQLRSVWPAS, from the coding sequence ATGTCGGAAGATCGCACTCAGCCCGCCTCCAAACGCCGTCGCCTGCTCGCCCGCGAGGAGGGGCAGGTCGTTCACAGCCCCGAGCTGACGGCGGCGGTCGGCTGGCTGACGGCCGTCGTGGTGCTGGGCGTCTGGGGGCAGGACCTCGCGGGCGTCTTGATCGAGCTGGCGCGGGCCCCGCTGGTGCAGCCCCTGGCGTCGTCGAGTGATCCCGTCGAGCTGGCGGGACGGATTCGCGGCGACGTTCTGCGCGTGGCGGCGCCGTTGGGGATGATCCTCGGCGGCTTTCTCGTGGGCGCGGCGGGTGCTCATCAGGCGCAGGTTCGGGGGCTGTGGGCGCCGGCCTTGATCGCGCCCGACGTCTCGCGGCTCTGGCGGATCGGCCGGGGAGGGGGGCTTTCGGGCCGGTTCGAGCGGAGCGTCTGGTCGATCGTCAAGGTGGTGATCCTGGCGTCCGTCGCCTGGTGGGGGATTCGGTCGCAGTGGAGCGCCTTGCAGGGGCTCAGCCTGCTCGATTTCCCGACGGCCGCGCAATCGGCGATGAGCGTGCTGCTGGGCCCCATACGGGTGCTGGCGGTCTTGATGGTCGTCGTCGGGCTGGTCGATTACGGGCTCCGCTTCGCGCGGTTCGAGTCGATGCTCCGGACGACGCCCGACGAACAACGCGAGGATCAGAAGGCGGTCGAGGGGGACCCGAGGGTCCGCGCGTCGCGGCGTCGGCTGGTGCAGTCGTGGCGCGACGCGACCCCGGAGCTGCTCACCGGCGCGACCCTGATTTTGCACGGCGACGCGGGCCTGACGGTCGTGCTGAGCGGCGGTCCGCCGCCGCGGCGGATCGGCGTTCGCGCGGCGGCCCAGGGGAAGGCGGGGAACTCGCTGCGCCGGGCCGCGAGCCAGGCGCGGATTCCGTCGTGCGAGGCGCCGCAGCTCGCCCTCCGGCTGGCCTCGCAGCCGAATACGGCGTCGGCCCGGTCGGCGATCGTCGACCCGTTGCTCCTGTCCCAGCTTCGGAGCGTCTGGCCGGCGTCGTGA
- a CDS encoding flagellar biosynthetic protein FliQ has protein sequence MDISHVTDWTREALRMTLLLGGPLLASALLVGLIVNILQTLTQLNEPVVGLVPRLVTVIAVLLLLVPWLLSRWMSFTVDLIGSIPDLL, from the coding sequence GTGGATATCAGTCATGTGACGGATTGGACCCGCGAGGCGCTCCGGATGACGCTCTTGCTGGGAGGGCCGCTGCTGGCCTCGGCCCTGCTGGTCGGGCTGATCGTGAACATCCTTCAGACCCTCACGCAGTTGAACGAGCCGGTCGTCGGTCTGGTGCCCCGGCTGGTGACGGTGATCGCCGTCTTGCTCCTGCTCGTCCCCTGGCTCCTGAGCCGTTGGATGAGCTTCACGGTCGACCTGATCGGCTCGATTCCCGACCTGCTTTGA
- a CDS encoding flagellar type III secretion system pore protein FliP has translation MRNLASLRSPRIAVLALLPALLLIVLAAPCQAQEKATATAPGGANATLIEPGDAMRTVQSVVLFGLVSLAPVALLMITPFVRINIVLVLLRQALGSPQVPGNQVLMALSLLLSALVMRPVGERVYHDAVEPYMAGKANAMDSWNVGAKPIKTFMVEQILRTNHQDYLWSIYQHSAESKAGLADPEEPDQFPLGVVAPAFILSELTTALMIGFYLYLPFLIIDLVVSSVLAAMGLFMLPPTLVAMPVKLIVFVLIDGWLLVAEMLLSGFSVSGA, from the coding sequence GTGAGAAACCTTGCGTCGCTTCGCTCGCCGAGAATCGCCGTCCTCGCGCTCCTGCCGGCGCTGCTTCTGATCGTCCTCGCCGCACCATGCCAGGCACAGGAAAAGGCGACTGCGACCGCGCCCGGGGGGGCGAACGCGACGCTCATCGAGCCAGGCGACGCGATGCGGACCGTGCAGTCGGTCGTGCTCTTCGGGTTGGTCTCGCTGGCGCCGGTCGCGCTCTTGATGATCACTCCGTTCGTGCGGATCAACATCGTTCTGGTGTTGCTTCGCCAGGCGCTGGGGAGCCCGCAGGTACCGGGCAACCAGGTGTTGATGGCGCTGTCGTTGTTGCTGAGCGCGCTGGTGATGCGGCCCGTCGGCGAGCGGGTCTACCACGACGCGGTCGAGCCCTACATGGCGGGCAAGGCCAACGCGATGGACTCGTGGAACGTGGGCGCGAAACCGATCAAGACGTTCATGGTCGAGCAGATCCTGAGGACGAACCACCAGGACTATCTCTGGTCGATCTACCAGCACTCGGCCGAGTCGAAAGCCGGGCTGGCCGACCCGGAAGAACCCGATCAGTTCCCGCTCGGCGTGGTCGCGCCAGCGTTCATCCTGAGTGAGCTGACGACGGCCTTGATGATCGGCTTTTACTTGTATTTGCCGTTCCTGATCATCGACCTGGTGGTGTCGTCGGTGCTGGCGGCGATGGGGCTTTTCATGCTGCCGCCGACCCTGGTGGCGATGCCCGTGAAGCTGATCGTCTTCGTGCTGATCGACGGCTGGCTGCTGGTGGCCGAGATGCTGCTTTCCGGCTTCTCGGTCTCGGGCGCTTGA
- the flhF gene encoding flagellar biosynthesis protein FlhF has product MNARTYRGKTMKEALARVRRDLGGDAVILAAREVRRRRLFGLGPRGGIEVEASLTMPADPLAAAVRAPASAVSRASASASSPPTGLGSELGRIHTMVETLSRQGRLDHWMLDLPSELTPIYGRLLEADVPELLARQLVRMVADAATPEDLATPGDALRAVREALEDALAIAPPIRAVSGARRVVALVGPTGVGKTTTAAKLAARFKLRQGLRVGLLTVDTYRIAAIEQLKTYADIIDLPLAVGRDPESARQAIDELGDVDLVLVDTAGRSPRDEPKIQELGELLARIRPDEVHLVLSAATSQRSLRAAADQFAPARPDRLLLTKLDEAESLGALAAILGRADRPVSYLTTGQSVPDDIEEADRSRLARLILGEESIA; this is encoded by the coding sequence ATGAACGCGAGGACGTACCGAGGCAAGACGATGAAGGAGGCGCTGGCGCGGGTGCGGCGGGACCTCGGCGGCGACGCCGTGATCCTCGCGGCCCGCGAGGTTCGCCGCCGCCGTCTCTTCGGCCTCGGTCCGCGCGGCGGCATCGAGGTCGAGGCGTCGTTGACGATGCCCGCCGACCCGCTCGCCGCGGCCGTCCGAGCGCCGGCGTCGGCCGTGAGCCGCGCTTCGGCTTCCGCTTCGTCGCCGCCGACCGGCCTGGGTTCGGAGCTGGGGCGGATTCATACGATGGTCGAGACGCTCAGCCGCCAGGGGAGGCTCGACCACTGGATGCTCGACCTGCCGAGCGAGCTGACGCCGATCTACGGCCGCCTGCTGGAAGCCGACGTGCCGGAGCTGCTGGCCCGCCAACTCGTCCGCATGGTCGCCGATGCGGCCACGCCCGAAGACCTGGCGACTCCCGGCGACGCGCTTCGAGCCGTCCGCGAGGCGCTCGAAGACGCGCTGGCGATCGCCCCGCCGATCCGGGCGGTGTCGGGGGCGCGGCGGGTCGTCGCGCTCGTTGGACCGACGGGGGTCGGCAAGACGACGACGGCCGCCAAGCTGGCGGCGCGGTTCAAGTTGCGGCAAGGGCTGCGCGTCGGCCTGCTGACGGTCGACACCTACCGGATCGCGGCCATCGAACAATTGAAGACCTACGCCGACATCATCGACCTGCCGCTCGCCGTGGGGAGAGACCCCGAGTCGGCCCGGCAGGCGATCGACGAGCTGGGCGACGTCGACCTCGTGCTGGTCGACACCGCGGGCCGGAGTCCCAGGGACGAGCCCAAGATCCAAGAGCTGGGCGAGCTGCTGGCCCGGATTCGGCCCGACGAGGTCCATCTGGTGCTGAGCGCGGCGACGTCGCAGCGGAGCCTTCGAGCCGCCGCCGACCAGTTCGCGCCGGCGCGTCCCGACCGCTTGCTCTTGACCAAGCTCGACGAAGCCGAGAGTCTGGGCGCGCTCGCCGCGATCCTCGGGCGGGCGGATCGTCCCGTCAGCTATCTGACGACCGGTCAATCCGTCCCCGACGACATCGAGGAGGCCGACCGAAGCCGGTTGGCCAGGCTGATTCTGGGGGAAGAGTCGATCGCGTGA